A section of the Piliocolobus tephrosceles isolate RC106 chromosome 14, ASM277652v3, whole genome shotgun sequence genome encodes:
- the PLPP6 gene encoding phospholipid phosphatase 6 produces the protein MPSPRRSVEGRPLGVSASSSSSSSPGSPAHGGGGGGSRFEFQSLLSSRATGVDPTCARLRASESPVHRRGSFPLAAAGPSQTPPPPLPEEDRMDLNPSFLGIALRSLLAIDLWLSKKLGVCAGESSSWGSVRPLMKLLEISGHGIPWLLGTLYCLCRSDSWAGREVLMNLLFALLLDLLLVALIKGLVRRRRPAHNQMDMFVTLSVDKYSFPSGHATRAALMSRFILNHLVLAIPLRVLVVLWAFVLGLSRVMLGRHNVTDVVFGFFLGYMQYSIVDYCWLSPHNAPVLFLLWSQR, from the coding sequence ATGCCAAGTCCCCGGAGGAGCGTCGAGGGACGGCCGCTGGGCGTCTCCGCTtcgagcagcagcagcagcagccccggCAGCCCAGCCcacggcggcggtggcggcggcagCAGGTTTGAGTTCCAGTCCCTGCTCAGCAGCCGCGCTACCGGCGTGGACCCCACCTGCGCCCGGCTCCGTGCGTCGGAGAGCCCTGTACACCGCCGCGGCTCCTTCCCCCTGGCCGCGGCGGGCCCCTCCCAGACGCCCCCGCCTCCGCTGCCCGAGGAGGACCGCATGGACTTGAACCCGTCCTTCCTGGGCATAGCCCTGCGCTCCCTGCTGGCCATCGACCTGTGGCTGTCCAAAAAGCTGGGGGTGTGCGCGGGAGAGAGCTCGTCGTGGGGCAGCGTGCGACCCCTTATGAAGCTGCTGGAGATCTCGGGACATGGCATCCCCTGGCTGCTGGGCACCCTCTACTGCCTGTGCAGGAGCGACAGCTGGGCCGGGCGCGAGGTGCTGATGAACCTGCTCTTCGCCCTGCTGTTGGACCTGCTGCTGGTGGCCTTGATCAAAGGGCTGGTCCGCAGGCGCCGCCCGGCCCACAACCAGATGGACATGTTTGTCACTCTCTCGGTGGACAAGTACTCCTTCCCGTCGGGTCATGCCACAAGGGCCGCCCTGATGTCGAGGTTCATCCTGAACCACCTGGTACTGGCCATTCCACTGAGGGTGCTGGTGGTTCTGTGGGCCTTCGTCTTGGGCCTCTCCAGGGTCATGCTGGGGCGGCACAATGTCACCGATGTGGTTTTTGGCTTTTTTCTGGGCTACATGCAGTACAGTATCGTGGACTATTGCTGGCTCTCACCCCATAATGCTCCGGTCCTCTTTTTACTGTGGAGTCAACGATGA